Part of the Nitrospirota bacterium genome is shown below.
TGCAATACTTGCAGGAGATGCCCTTCTTACAGAGGCATTTACCATACTTTCAACACCTACAAAAAAAATAAAAGGCACTGCACATCTTCGGGCAGTCAATGAGGTTTCATGTTATGCAGGTATAAAAGGCATGGTTTCTGGTCAGGCAGAAGACATCCTGTCAGAAGGCTCTATGCCTGAGCCAAAGACCCTTTCCTTTATTCACATGTATAAGACAGCCTCTCTCATAACTGCATCCGTAAGGCTGGGCGCAATACTTGGAAATGCCTCTAAGCCTAAACTGAACTGCCTAACAGTATATGCCCGAAACCTCGGACTTGCCTTTCAGATAGTAGATGATATACTTGATATTAAAGGCTCTACGGAACAAATGGGCAAAACCACAGGCTCTGATATAAGAAAAAAGAAGATGACATATCCAACCCTTTATGGCATCGAGAAATCCGAAAGCAAGGCACATAGCCTTATAGGCTCAGCAGTTCATGCCATTAAAGATTTAGACAGAAAGGCAGAGCCTCTGAGGGAGATAGCAAGATACATTCTGGTGAGAAAAAATTGATTGAATATATAAAATCCCCTGATGATCTGAAAAGACTTACTATCGACCAACTCAGCCTCCTTGCAGAGGAACTCAGAGAGACAATAATAAAGGCAGTGTCTTTTTCAGGCGGGCATCTTGCCTCAAACCTTGGGGTTATAGAGCTTTCTATAGCACTTCATTATGTCTTTGATTCTCCTAAAGACAAGCTCATCTGGGATGTG
Proteins encoded:
- a CDS encoding polyprenyl synthetase family protein; translation: MKKTFDIKPYLNEKKSLIDSFLRSYFRKPFKPLILRESMRYSLLAGGKRLRPILALASYEACGKDPKDIIPYASALEFIHTYSLIHDDLPSMDNDDLRRGKPTNHKVFGEAIAILAGDALLTEAFTILSTPTKKIKGTAHLRAVNEVSCYAGIKGMVSGQAEDILSEGSMPEPKTLSFIHMYKTASLITASVRLGAILGNASKPKLNCLTVYARNLGLAFQIVDDILDIKGSTEQMGKTTGSDIRKKKMTYPTLYGIEKSESKAHSLIGSAVHAIKDLDRKAEPLREIARYILVRKN